A region from the Bdellovibrionales bacterium genome encodes:
- a CDS encoding tetratricopeptide repeat protein → MSTNRTSIFTFIPTVLVTVLVSAPVFAAKMDLSTHSAMIDRLKMVIKSIDKSDASSIPSSLRLADLLAERSRLKALAEGEQNCNNCLNAVADRKEAISLYNEVIPRLTDNEQRSQSLLQKAHLLFATGDFAATEKVYKLMTSEGLSKHTPIVLGQAHASFGDVYFQTAKYKEAMSEYEKALKIEQTPQRGLVYYRLSWCLFNLNQTNKAISIMERVLQSKELTRMETSEGAIEDDSFKADVSKDLASFYARTTVNKEKIKNLLNLSPDARKQANLYHLAQETDRLGKKKEAALVWVVYLEMNQKDQTALEAQIRLMKLKHDMGDNKGALATFRNIMDLWKEPGCGETCGALRTDIKNLIVSWNREEKTKLTSDLVVAYALYVQLFPDDFEMLNWGADVAKQRKDYRQAYEFYRQGAEISHQCIKKCKDEGQKKLAFTAQEGALIGEIDMAETAKFSELRLAAYDHYLALNPTGPREFEVRYQKAQVEFERKDYPKAAPMFRSLALEKNSNTQLKTAAASMSIDALTEIKDFAKVEQWSAEYAKTFPASAQKFNLIHRKTVLNGVASKINNKEADEREFARLNTISLDGATAQDKISLYKSKYLLAVKLRNFPESKKANLNLLALKELSADDRHDAEINQIWLAELELDFATAYKLSLKQSGKLTADRLVRLAYLAELAGVDPSKHEDAFLKISQNPSLRSTVIAHKVQRSKNPEATLKSFSKELARSPEVFARLALEVSARTNSIRILEHAYTFPSVQKSTTGSIIGRLLVYNPLNIEIMKLQKSKLDARSDAKLKKSLQDRLTALARVEKFASAAISKKDLVLQAITLDTLMNENARLSEDIKRLPTPKGLTGVNKDKYESLIAAQAAPYATRANQVSRKLSDLWKDDSWSETLAQNYMDARKEYKPALRADIVQLSVHAPTSSKAFLSAALTGKHSDPSAHKIADARKAVKKNPFDNEPVEALKELENMRGNDIAVAHLDARLAKMKGL, encoded by the coding sequence ATGTCGACAAACCGGACTTCAATTTTTACCTTCATCCCCACAGTGCTCGTCACTGTCCTCGTTTCGGCTCCGGTGTTCGCGGCGAAGATGGATTTATCGACCCACTCCGCGATGATTGATCGCCTCAAGATGGTGATTAAAAGCATCGATAAATCCGACGCCTCTTCGATTCCCTCATCTCTCCGTCTTGCCGATCTTTTGGCCGAGCGTTCGCGCTTAAAAGCTCTTGCCGAGGGCGAACAAAACTGTAACAATTGCCTCAACGCTGTGGCCGATCGCAAAGAAGCGATCTCTCTTTATAACGAAGTCATTCCTCGCCTCACCGATAACGAACAGCGCAGCCAAAGTCTCCTCCAAAAAGCTCATTTGCTCTTTGCCACCGGGGATTTCGCGGCGACCGAAAAAGTTTATAAACTAATGACGTCCGAAGGCTTATCCAAACACACTCCGATCGTTTTAGGACAAGCCCATGCCTCTTTCGGCGATGTTTACTTTCAAACAGCAAAATATAAAGAAGCGATGTCCGAGTACGAAAAAGCTCTCAAAATCGAGCAAACTCCCCAGCGTGGACTTGTGTACTACCGTTTATCTTGGTGCTTATTCAATTTAAACCAGACCAATAAAGCGATCAGCATCATGGAGCGCGTTCTTCAATCCAAAGAACTCACTCGCATGGAAACCTCCGAAGGCGCGATCGAAGATGATTCTTTTAAAGCCGATGTCTCTAAAGATCTCGCTTCGTTTTATGCCCGCACCACCGTCAATAAAGAAAAAATTAAAAATCTTCTCAATCTCAGCCCCGACGCCCGCAAACAAGCCAATCTCTACCATTTAGCTCAAGAGACCGACCGCCTCGGTAAAAAGAAGGAAGCGGCTCTCGTATGGGTGGTTTACCTCGAGATGAACCAGAAAGATCAAACCGCTCTTGAAGCCCAAATTCGTTTGATGAAGTTAAAGCACGACATGGGTGACAACAAAGGAGCTCTCGCTACGTTCCGTAACATTATGGATCTATGGAAAGAGCCCGGCTGCGGCGAAACCTGCGGCGCTTTACGCACGGACATTAAAAACCTCATCGTCTCTTGGAACCGCGAAGAAAAAACAAAACTCACCAGCGACCTCGTTGTCGCCTACGCTCTCTATGTGCAACTTTTCCCCGACGATTTCGAAATGTTAAACTGGGGCGCAGACGTTGCTAAACAAAGAAAAGACTATCGCCAAGCCTACGAATTTTACCGCCAAGGTGCAGAGATTTCTCATCAATGCATAAAAAAGTGCAAAGATGAAGGGCAAAAGAAGCTCGCCTTCACCGCCCAAGAGGGCGCTTTGATCGGCGAAATCGATATGGCCGAAACTGCAAAATTCTCTGAACTTCGCCTCGCCGCCTACGATCACTATCTCGCATTAAATCCTACAGGCCCTCGCGAATTCGAAGTTCGTTATCAAAAAGCTCAGGTCGAATTCGAAAGAAAAGACTACCCGAAAGCGGCTCCCATGTTCCGAAGCTTAGCTCTGGAGAAGAACTCAAACACTCAATTAAAAACAGCTGCAGCCTCCATGTCCATCGACGCTCTCACGGAGATCAAAGACTTCGCAAAAGTGGAGCAATGGAGTGCTGAATACGCAAAAACCTTCCCCGCTTCGGCCCAAAAATTCAATCTCATTCATCGAAAAACCGTTCTTAACGGCGTCGCTTCAAAAATTAACAATAAAGAGGCGGACGAACGAGAATTTGCCCGACTCAATACCATCTCTCTTGATGGCGCTACGGCTCAAGATAAAATCTCTCTTTATAAGAGCAAATATTTATTAGCGGTCAAGCTTCGAAACTTCCCTGAATCTAAAAAAGCCAATCTCAATTTGCTGGCGCTCAAAGAATTATCTGCTGACGACCGCCACGACGCCGAAATCAATCAGATCTGGCTTGCAGAGCTCGAACTCGATTTCGCTACTGCTTATAAACTGAGCCTCAAACAATCCGGAAAATTGACAGCGGATCGTCTCGTCCGACTCGCCTACCTTGCCGAACTTGCCGGTGTAGATCCCTCGAAACATGAGGACGCTTTCTTGAAAATCAGCCAGAATCCTTCACTGCGCTCGACCGTCATTGCCCATAAAGTTCAAAGAAGTAAAAATCCCGAAGCGACTTTAAAGTCCTTCTCGAAGGAACTCGCTCGCTCTCCAGAGGTATTTGCTCGCCTCGCTCTTGAAGTGTCGGCGCGCACGAACAGCATCCGCATCCTGGAGCACGCCTACACCTTCCCGTCGGTTCAAAAATCAACGACGGGTTCGATCATCGGGCGATTACTTGTCTACAACCCTCTCAATATCGAAATCATGAAGCTCCAAAAATCGAAACTCGACGCTCGCAGTGACGCTAAACTTAAAAAATCACTTCAAGACCGTCTCACAGCTCTGGCTCGCGTCGAAAAATTCGCCTCCGCCGCAATTTCTAAAAAAGACCTCGTGCTCCAAGCCATTACTCTAGATACTCTAATGAACGAAAATGCTCGCTTGTCTGAAGACATCAAACGCTTACCGACTCCCAAGGGCTTAACTGGCGTCAACAAAGACAAATACGAATCCCTCATCGCTGCACAAGCCGCTCCCTACGCCACTCGCGCTAACCAAGTCTCTAGGAAGCTTTCTGATCTGTGGAAAGATGATTCTTGGAGTGAAACTTTGGCGCAAAACTATATGGACGCTCGTAAAGAGTATAAACCAGCTCTCCGTGCAGATATCGTTCAACTCAGCGTTCATGCTCCCACGAGCTCAAAAGCTTTCTTGAGCGCAGCCCTGACTGGAAAACATTCTGATCCAAGTGCTCATAAAATCGCAGATGCAAGAAAAGCTGTAAAAAAGAATCCTTTCGACAACGAGCCGGTCGAAGCTCTCAAAGAACTTGAAAACATGCGTGGAAACGATATCGCGGTCGCCCACTTAGATGCACGTCTCGCGAAAATGAAGGGACTTTAA
- a CDS encoding AgmX/PglI C-terminal domain-containing protein, with product MGTLALQNRKKEVVRSFRYNGNALTLVMRQDQNRIEAMQSTAALDEQNIPYSIILETTVDEVRKKSISLGQYGYISFSDDLSKVAPSFQLAKDEEVLKRSLKMSAIVHVSLLVFLSLVSFIANKYFTEEKPQEVVTINIAPPPVEVAQPQKQVKTVQVSEKKIEKKKYTPKPVVAQKTTPKPQPKKVVIAKNIPVKKNIPMNNGPKIEQMGALSALSAVSKTNKSSLNLNGVGQAEGGKGSGGRGYGGHGAGGGGLGEGLNGGATGALPGKGLVASSPGTGSQASGAGGYGSAGNGGGRDAEGGAISFRGRSGGFMVPLAEEASVEAGLDRDQINAVVQKNMGQIIYCYEMGLQSKPNLKGRLTAEWTINSSGRVSTAKTAYSSVSDLQVESCIAGKIKNWKFPKPVGGVNVEVAYPFELRRATNMRVSQR from the coding sequence ATGGGTACATTAGCATTACAAAACCGTAAAAAAGAAGTGGTTCGATCCTTCCGCTACAATGGCAATGCTTTGACGCTCGTTATGCGTCAGGATCAAAACCGCATTGAGGCCATGCAGTCCACTGCCGCTCTCGATGAACAAAACATCCCTTACTCTATTATTCTAGAAACGACAGTGGATGAAGTTCGTAAAAAATCAATCTCTTTAGGCCAGTACGGCTATATTTCTTTTTCTGATGATCTTTCTAAAGTTGCACCTTCGTTTCAACTCGCTAAAGACGAAGAAGTTCTTAAGCGCTCTCTCAAAATGTCGGCGATTGTTCACGTTTCTCTCCTTGTTTTCTTAAGCCTCGTCAGTTTTATCGCTAACAAATACTTTACTGAAGAAAAACCACAAGAAGTCGTTACAATCAATATCGCCCCTCCTCCTGTAGAAGTTGCTCAACCTCAAAAACAAGTGAAAACCGTTCAGGTTTCCGAAAAGAAAATCGAAAAGAAAAAATATACTCCTAAGCCAGTGGTCGCTCAAAAAACAACTCCTAAGCCTCAGCCTAAAAAAGTTGTTATCGCTAAAAACATTCCTGTGAAGAAGAATATCCCGATGAACAATGGACCTAAGATCGAACAGATGGGTGCATTAAGTGCACTCTCTGCTGTATCTAAAACCAACAAATCTAGTCTTAACCTCAATGGCGTTGGCCAAGCTGAAGGCGGTAAAGGTTCCGGCGGTCGTGGCTACGGTGGTCACGGAGCTGGTGGCGGCGGTCTTGGCGAAGGCCTTAACGGCGGAGCTACGGGTGCTCTTCCTGGAAAAGGCTTAGTGGCTTCAAGCCCAGGCACCGGTTCTCAAGCTTCGGGCGCTGGGGGTTACGGATCTGCCGGTAACGGTGGTGGTCGTGATGCTGAGGGCGGAGCCATTTCTTTCCGCGGTCGTTCGGGTGGTTTCATGGTTCCTTTAGCTGAAGAAGCGAGCGTTGAAGCCGGTCTTGATCGCGATCAGATCAATGCGGTTGTCCAAAAAAATATGGGTCAAATCATTTACTGTTACGAAATGGGCCTTCAGAGCAAACCGAACCTCAAAGGTCGTTTGACGGCGGAATGGACCATCAATAGCAGCGGTCGTGTTTCTACAGCGAAAACCGCTTACTCGAGTGTCTCTGATCTTCAAGTGGAAAGCTGTATTGCTGGAAAAATCAAAAATTGGAAATTTCCTAAACCAGTCGGTGGCGTTAACGTGGAAGTGGCTTATCCCTTCGAGTTACGTCGCGCAACAAACATGCGTGTGAGCCAAAGGTAA
- a CDS encoding outer membrane beta-barrel domain-containing protein: protein MKKIVLILTLLAVVLPASAQTKKARRSQKSSVQKQSVQKAATQNKTMPSRQNEIKDIDMGSQFDSLGTQQDVVDKAMALQPDNSMRVVQKREVDRNWRLEFGGSYGFVNGGDSYVDTRNWGANVDLHITPRWSFGLRYIDSKNELTAEGKRVFDAQAGSGSGTVPDIDFPINTYLAVVNWYPIYGKVSWLESAITQFDFYLLAGGGTVRLDSGSSAAFTGGVGMGIWWNSWLTSRIEVRYQNHKDKIYNGERSVDSIIANFGIGFLL from the coding sequence ATGAAAAAAATCGTACTCATCCTTACTTTACTAGCCGTTGTTTTACCTGCGAGTGCTCAAACTAAGAAGGCACGTCGCTCTCAAAAGTCGTCCGTCCAAAAACAGTCGGTTCAAAAAGCCGCGACACAAAACAAAACCATGCCTTCTCGCCAAAACGAGATCAAAGACATCGACATGGGTTCACAATTTGACTCTCTCGGAACTCAGCAAGATGTGGTGGATAAAGCGATGGCGCTTCAACCCGACAACTCGATGAGAGTGGTGCAAAAGCGCGAAGTGGATCGCAACTGGCGCCTTGAGTTCGGCGGTTCCTATGGATTCGTTAACGGCGGCGATAGCTACGTTGACACCCGCAACTGGGGCGCCAACGTCGATCTTCACATCACTCCTCGTTGGTCTTTCGGTTTACGCTATATCGACAGTAAAAATGAGCTGACTGCCGAAGGCAAACGCGTCTTCGATGCTCAAGCCGGCTCTGGAAGCGGAACCGTTCCCGATATCGATTTCCCGATCAACACCTATTTAGCCGTGGTGAACTGGTACCCGATCTATGGGAAAGTCAGCTGGCTTGAATCCGCGATCACTCAATTTGATTTTTATCTTCTTGCGGGAGGCGGTACCGTGCGTTTAGACAGTGGATCCTCTGCCGCTTTTACCGGCGGTGTCGGTATGGGAATCTGGTGGAACTCTTGGCTCACCAGTCGTATCGAAGTTCGTTACCAAAATCACAAAGACAAAATCTATAACGGTGAACGCAGCGTGGACTCCATCATCGCCAACTTTGGAATTGGATTTCTTTTATGA
- a CDS encoding methyltransferase domain-containing protein codes for MKNLVLVSVFASFVLGCSSKPQAPAKVPMKAPASIEEAVASEYRSPEMKLRDQYRHPVETLKFFGVEPSMTVLEISPSAGWYTQILAPYLNTSGQYVAVQVPSSMSDYMKKNNEARDGWLKAHSEITSKAKTVDFNDEIYPENSADMVLTFRNVHNWMSNGGEDKAFKSFYKALKPGGILGVVEHRADPKKKRDKSGKSGYVLEQDVIKMAYKAGFKLVGKSEINANPKDTKNYPEGVWTLPPVLRLKEKDREKYMAIGESDRMTLKFQKVVK; via the coding sequence ATGAAAAATTTGGTTTTGGTTTCTGTCTTTGCGTCTTTCGTGTTGGGTTGTAGTTCCAAGCCCCAGGCTCCCGCGAAAGTTCCGATGAAGGCTCCGGCTTCGATCGAGGAGGCGGTGGCTTCCGAATACCGTTCCCCCGAAATGAAATTGCGGGATCAGTATCGTCACCCGGTGGAGACGCTGAAGTTTTTTGGTGTCGAGCCCTCGATGACGGTGCTTGAGATTTCTCCGTCCGCAGGGTGGTACACTCAAATCCTTGCGCCTTACCTCAACACCAGCGGGCAGTATGTGGCCGTGCAAGTTCCTTCGAGCATGAGTGACTACATGAAGAAAAATAATGAGGCTCGTGACGGATGGCTTAAGGCTCACTCCGAGATCACGTCTAAGGCGAAAACTGTCGATTTTAACGACGAGATCTATCCTGAGAATTCCGCCGATATGGTTCTCACCTTTAGAAATGTCCATAACTGGATGAGCAATGGGGGAGAGGATAAGGCTTTTAAATCTTTCTACAAGGCTCTTAAGCCGGGTGGGATTCTCGGTGTGGTTGAGCATCGGGCCGATCCTAAGAAGAAGCGCGATAAATCGGGAAAATCAGGTTATGTCCTCGAGCAGGATGTGATTAAGATGGCTTACAAGGCGGGCTTTAAGCTGGTTGGAAAATCCGAGATCAACGCCAACCCTAAGGATACAAAGAATTATCCCGAAGGCGTGTGGACTTTACCTCCGGTGCTTCGATTGAAAGAGAAAGACCGCGAGAAGTACATGGCGATTGGTGAGAGCGATCGCATGACATTGAAATTTCAAAAAGTAGTGAAGTAA
- a CDS encoding NAD(P)-dependent alcohol dehydrogenase produces the protein MLHAIGYATTSPRGKLKPYEFKRKTPQAHEVQIDVHYCGVCHSDVHQARNEWQNTNYPCMPGHEIIGVVGAVGPNVKKFKVGDTVGVGCMINSCKSCESCKEGLEQYCEKGATGTYNGNLREPQKHENTYGGYSNMIVVKEDFVLKIPKNLPAESVAPILCAGITTYSPLRHWKVGKGTKVGVIGLGGLGHMAIKLARAMGAEVTAITSSKDKMTDAKKLGAKQVILSSDSAAMKKAESSLDFMISTIPQPHDANQHIPLLKRDGVLTIVGCIAPLSKPLDISGMIMDRRVLATSLIGGVAETQEVLNFCSKHNILPDTQLIEISEVNKVFDELDNGEVDYRYVIDMSSLAGEHENKGLLETLGYTPRGKRKAH, from the coding sequence ATGCTACATGCCATCGGATACGCCACAACGTCCCCACGAGGAAAATTAAAACCTTACGAATTTAAAAGGAAAACTCCTCAGGCTCACGAAGTTCAAATAGATGTGCACTACTGCGGCGTTTGCCACTCCGACGTGCACCAGGCCCGCAACGAATGGCAAAACACCAACTATCCTTGCATGCCCGGCCACGAGATCATCGGTGTCGTTGGAGCCGTGGGCCCGAATGTCAAAAAATTTAAAGTCGGTGACACCGTCGGCGTCGGTTGCATGATCAATTCCTGTAAGAGTTGCGAGAGTTGCAAAGAAGGTCTCGAGCAGTATTGCGAAAAAGGAGCCACCGGCACTTACAACGGAAATCTGCGCGAACCTCAAAAGCACGAAAACACCTACGGCGGCTACTCCAACATGATCGTCGTCAAAGAAGACTTCGTGCTAAAAATTCCTAAAAACTTACCGGCAGAATCTGTGGCTCCCATTCTCTGCGCTGGAATCACCACCTACTCGCCCCTTCGACATTGGAAGGTGGGGAAAGGAACAAAAGTGGGTGTCATCGGGCTCGGTGGACTCGGCCACATGGCCATAAAACTGGCCAGAGCTATGGGAGCGGAAGTGACCGCGATCACCAGCTCTAAAGACAAAATGACAGACGCAAAAAAATTGGGCGCGAAACAAGTGATCTTGTCGAGCGACAGCGCCGCCATGAAAAAAGCGGAAAGCTCTCTTGATTTTATGATCAGCACAATTCCTCAACCTCACGATGCCAACCAGCATATTCCTTTACTAAAGCGCGATGGAGTCCTCACCATCGTCGGCTGCATCGCTCCTCTTTCGAAGCCCCTCGACATCAGCGGGATGATCATGGATCGACGCGTGCTTGCGACATCTCTTATCGGAGGAGTGGCGGAGACTCAGGAAGTTCTTAACTTCTGTAGCAAACACAACATTCTCCCCGACACTCAACTGATCGAGATATCAGAGGTGAATAAAGTTTTTGATGAACTGGATAATGGCGAGGTGGATTATCGCTACGTGATTGATATGTCTTCCCTTGCGGGTGAACACGAAAACAAAGGGCTTCTAGAGACTCTCGGTTATACACCTCGAGGAAAGCGAAAGGCTCATTAG
- a CDS encoding cysteine hydrolase, with protein MRKKTPLKVKLRSNKTALLILDMLNPLDFREGKKLLPFAEKVAQKISVLKKRFKAKKSPVIYVNDNFGKWQSDWKKIYEMCTEEACLGKNIALKMRPEDDDYFVLKPKHSGFYSTNLETLLQFLKIENLVIVGIAGNICVLFTVNDAYMRDYHVTVPKDCTASNTLADNRFMLKQLKNVFNIPVVLSRDIQL; from the coding sequence ATGCGAAAAAAGACTCCACTCAAAGTAAAGCTAAGATCAAATAAAACTGCGCTTCTCATTTTAGATATGTTGAACCCTCTGGATTTCCGGGAGGGGAAGAAGCTTTTACCCTTTGCAGAGAAGGTGGCTCAAAAAATTTCTGTGCTCAAAAAGAGGTTTAAAGCCAAAAAATCGCCAGTGATTTACGTCAACGACAATTTTGGGAAATGGCAGTCGGATTGGAAGAAGATCTATGAGATGTGCACAGAAGAGGCCTGCCTCGGTAAAAACATTGCGTTAAAAATGAGGCCCGAGGACGATGATTATTTTGTTCTTAAACCCAAGCATTCTGGATTTTATTCTACTAATCTCGAAACTCTTTTGCAGTTTCTAAAAATTGAGAATCTAGTGATTGTCGGGATCGCAGGAAATATCTGCGTTCTCTTCACGGTCAATGATGCGTACATGCGCGACTATCACGTGACAGTTCCAAAGGACTGCACGGCATCGAACACTCTCGCCGATAATCGTTTTATGCTCAAGCAACTCAAAAATGTTTTTAATATACCCGTGGTCCTATCCAGGGATATTCAGCTTTAA
- a CDS encoding YihY/virulence factor BrkB family protein encodes MMRKLSFIIHQFSEDEIFTRSSSLAYYTALAMAPLVILFVWLLSLMNLNLQQEMVQEVARLIGSDGATLVQAIIQGANDRPDLSSVSGWVGLIWLLVSASVIFVQLQDTLDTIFDFKKDIAQNETTVAFVKRTVVDRLFSMGMLLTFVFMSIVSLILSSVISFFVINSEVEALMHLISTLINLTIFTFLFAIIFKWMPSQRISFKSSLIGGAITSALFIIGKTAVGIYLGTAGLGSAYGAAGSLIVLLAWVFYSSLIFFLGAEISYAFIIRAEKGADVDAKKDSTQSKAKIK; translated from the coding sequence ATGATGAGAAAATTAAGTTTTATCATTCATCAGTTCAGTGAGGATGAGATTTTCACTCGCTCGTCTTCACTGGCCTACTATACGGCTCTGGCCATGGCGCCCCTGGTGATTCTTTTCGTATGGCTACTTTCCTTAATGAATCTCAATCTGCAGCAAGAGATGGTGCAAGAGGTGGCAAGACTTATCGGCTCGGATGGAGCCACGCTGGTGCAGGCGATCATCCAGGGGGCCAATGATCGTCCCGATCTCTCCTCCGTAAGTGGCTGGGTGGGACTCATTTGGCTGTTGGTTTCGGCCAGTGTTATTTTTGTTCAACTTCAAGACACTCTCGACACTATATTTGATTTTAAAAAAGATATCGCACAGAACGAAACCACTGTTGCATTTGTAAAGAGAACTGTAGTTGATCGGTTATTTTCGATGGGAATGCTGCTGACGTTTGTGTTTATGTCGATCGTTTCGCTGATTCTCTCCTCGGTCATTTCGTTCTTTGTGATCAATAGTGAGGTAGAGGCGTTGATGCATCTGATTTCGACGTTGATCAACCTTACGATATTTACATTTTTATTTGCGATCATCTTTAAGTGGATGCCTAGTCAGCGAATCTCCTTTAAGAGCAGTCTCATCGGCGGGGCCATCACCTCCGCCTTATTCATTATCGGTAAAACGGCAGTGGGAATATATTTGGGGACCGCCGGACTTGGTTCCGCCTACGGTGCGGCAGGATCACTGATTGTTCTGTTGGCCTGGGTGTTTTACTCATCGCTCATTTTTTTTCTGGGGGCTGAAATTTCCTACGCATTTATAATACGGGCAGAGAAAGGGGCGGATGTTGATGCGAAAAAAGACTCCACTCAAAGTAAAGCTAAGATCAAATAA